One region of Spirochaetota bacterium genomic DNA includes:
- a CDS encoding TetR/AcrR family transcriptional regulator, translating to MCQGSRKIESQGIRTMNAEERKRQILEVAKRLFSRNGYYETQISDIVKAADIARGTVYQYFKNKDDIFTTLLDNFYRQWENAVSTGITGVSIKTIDPVDYFRHRVRMTLVFFESDREMCNIVLRMGHGLQRDFESIIRKMEKRIYTLIQGDLELGIRAGNVRKDLNVELTANLLDGALLHVAYHYFVHKKNEKAPVDIEKIAGEITAVFRDGIFTRQASAHAKPQRQ from the coding sequence ATGTGTCAGGGTTCGCGAAAGATAGAGAGCCAAGGGATCCGAACAATGAATGCGGAAGAGCGGAAGAGACAGATACTCGAGGTTGCCAAGAGACTTTTTTCAAGGAATGGCTACTACGAGACCCAGATAAGCGACATCGTGAAGGCCGCCGACATCGCGCGCGGCACCGTGTACCAGTATTTCAAGAACAAGGATGATATCTTCACCACCCTGCTCGACAATTTTTACCGGCAATGGGAGAACGCGGTGTCCACGGGCATCACCGGGGTATCCATCAAGACGATAGACCCCGTGGACTATTTCAGGCACAGGGTGCGCATGACGCTCGTGTTCTTCGAAAGCGACCGTGAAATGTGCAACATAGTGCTGCGCATGGGACACGGGCTTCAAAGGGACTTCGAGTCAATCATCAGGAAGATGGAAAAAAGGATTTACACCCTTATTCAGGGCGATCTCGAGCTCGGGATTCGCGCGGGAAACGTCCGCAAAGACCTGAACGTCGAATTAACCGCCAATCTGCTGGACGGGGCCCTGCTTCACGTCGCGTATCATTATTTCGTGCACAAGAAAAATGAGAAGGCTCCCGTCGATATCGAAAAGATCGCCGGGGAGATAACGGCGGTGTTTCGGGACGGGATTTTCACGCGGCAGGCCTCCGCCCATGCTAA
- a CDS encoding extracellular solute-binding protein, producing the protein MSIVKKFSASILVLGIAIFVAGSCSRKPRVWIYASIYKEVIAEMKPLLEKALPPGVEVMWFQGGSETIASKVNAELAAGRTRADIILTSDPFWYYELKMAGMLLPYECAAASEVPGYFMDPDRHFAGVRLPVMVIAYNPKALDEKDAPRSWKDIIGPPHKGKVSMPNPLESGSAFTAVAMLERMFGWDYFRELRAQDLLVAGGNSSVITRMETGERPVGIVLLENVLKARRKGSPVIPVYPLDGTIPVISPIAIMKDSRRPELARKIYDWFFTDEAQRAITAGYMYSPLKRMPAPPGGREFAQLEPGLMPWSLEIQKEIYSRRQELKNTFTDILLR; encoded by the coding sequence ATGAGTATCGTGAAAAAATTCTCTGCGTCCATTCTTGTCCTCGGTATTGCGATATTCGTTGCGGGCTCTTGTTCCCGAAAGCCGCGCGTGTGGATATACGCGAGCATCTATAAGGAAGTAATCGCGGAGATGAAGCCCCTGCTCGAAAAGGCGCTGCCGCCCGGTGTCGAGGTCATGTGGTTTCAGGGGGGAAGCGAAACCATCGCGAGCAAGGTGAATGCGGAGCTTGCCGCCGGCCGCACCCGCGCCGATATCATCCTTACCAGCGATCCCTTCTGGTATTACGAGCTGAAAATGGCCGGCATGCTCCTGCCGTACGAATGCGCCGCCGCGTCCGAGGTCCCGGGATATTTCATGGATCCCGACCGTCATTTCGCGGGCGTGAGGCTCCCGGTCATGGTGATCGCCTACAACCCGAAAGCACTCGACGAAAAGGACGCGCCCCGATCCTGGAAAGATATTATCGGCCCCCCGCACAAGGGAAAGGTCAGCATGCCCAATCCCCTCGAATCGGGATCGGCGTTCACTGCGGTCGCGATGCTCGAGCGGATGTTCGGCTGGGATTATTTCAGGGAGCTTCGCGCGCAGGACTTGCTGGTCGCCGGGGGAAACAGTTCGGTCATCACGCGCATGGAAACGGGAGAACGGCCGGTGGGCATCGTCCTCCTGGAAAACGTGCTCAAGGCGCGCCGGAAGGGCTCGCCCGTCATTCCCGTCTACCCCCTGGACGGGACCATACCGGTCATAAGTCCCATCGCCATCATGAAGGACAGCCGCCGGCCCGAGCTCGCGCGAAAAATCTACGACTGGTTCTTCACCGACGAGGCGCAGCGGGCCATCACGGCGGGATACATGTATTCGCCCCTGAAGCGGATGCCCGCGCCTCCCGGCGGCAGGGAGTTCGCCCAACTGGAACCGGGGCTCATGCCCTGGTCCCTCGAAATACAAAAGGAAATCTATTCCCGGCGGCAGGAACTTAAAAACACCTTTACGGATATTCTGCTGCGCTGA
- a CDS encoding iron ABC transporter permease yields the protein MDLSFLNEPVVKEAIVRSLWLSLAVSGFSGLFGCVMAWIASRTDVAGKGALATLLSIPYAIPAYLLGMAWIVLGNPAVGILRGVFPSQGIYGFWGMVLVETTVAFAFPYLELRAGFDRLDPSLEEAARMSGAPPWRVFRDVSLPLLWPPLLNGMSLAFLYTLSSFGVPAMLGMPVREFVLTTLIYSQFKLGGFQGLMTGFKLAALLLVIALAVLVFSNRLMHAYRKRAGAFLAARSSRPSLVLLGRARIPLSAISWALVGVMLALPWCALALSALAPVAGTYAPSAWTLRNLGYVISLPDFREALVNSLTLAGAVSALLVFAGFLVAYAAVRRGSRAARWCIESLGAGFAAPGTVIALIIIIVSARVSVSLGDYGFMADMPLVWMGIAYAVKYGALGSRMLAASFRQVHPALEESARVCGAGTARVLADIWAPILKKTIAAALFLSALPMFTELTMSVLLTGPGAATLGTVLFQLQEYADQPSAAALAWMILTAALAVALAARGGKTVDILEERS from the coding sequence ATGGACCTTTCATTCCTCAATGAACCGGTGGTAAAGGAAGCCATAGTGCGGTCTCTCTGGCTGAGCCTCGCCGTGTCCGGATTCTCGGGACTGTTCGGGTGCGTCATGGCCTGGATCGCCTCCCGCACCGATGTCGCGGGGAAGGGCGCCCTCGCCACGCTGCTTTCGATCCCGTACGCGATTCCCGCCTACCTGCTGGGAATGGCCTGGATCGTGCTTGGCAACCCCGCGGTGGGAATACTCCGGGGCGTGTTTCCCTCCCAGGGCATTTACGGCTTCTGGGGAATGGTGCTCGTGGAAACCACCGTGGCCTTCGCGTTTCCCTACCTGGAACTGCGCGCCGGGTTCGACCGGCTTGATCCCTCGCTCGAGGAGGCGGCGCGCATGAGCGGCGCCCCGCCGTGGCGCGTATTCCGGGACGTGAGCCTGCCGCTGCTGTGGCCGCCGCTGCTCAACGGGATGAGTCTCGCCTTTCTCTATACACTCTCGTCGTTCGGAGTACCGGCGATGCTCGGCATGCCGGTGCGCGAGTTCGTGCTCACGACGCTCATTTATTCGCAGTTCAAGCTGGGCGGATTCCAGGGGCTCATGACGGGATTCAAGCTCGCCGCCCTGCTGCTCGTGATCGCGCTCGCCGTGCTCGTGTTCTCCAACAGGCTCATGCACGCCTATCGCAAACGGGCGGGCGCCTTCCTCGCGGCCCGCTCATCACGGCCCTCGCTCGTCCTCCTGGGACGGGCGCGCATTCCGCTCAGCGCGATCTCGTGGGCGCTCGTGGGCGTGATGCTCGCCCTGCCGTGGTGCGCGCTCGCCCTGTCGGCGCTGGCGCCCGTCGCCGGCACCTACGCGCCCTCGGCATGGACGCTGCGCAACCTGGGCTACGTGATCTCGCTCCCGGATTTCCGAGAGGCCCTGGTGAACTCGCTCACCCTTGCAGGGGCAGTATCGGCCCTGCTGGTCTTTGCCGGTTTCCTCGTGGCGTACGCCGCGGTGCGCAGGGGGAGCAGGGCGGCCCGATGGTGCATAGAGTCGCTCGGTGCCGGGTTCGCTGCCCCCGGCACCGTGATCGCGCTCATTATTATCATCGTATCCGCGCGGGTGAGCGTGTCTCTGGGCGATTACGGATTCATGGCCGATATGCCGCTCGTGTGGATGGGAATCGCCTACGCCGTCAAGTACGGGGCGCTCGGCTCCAGGATGCTCGCGGCCTCCTTCCGCCAGGTTCACCCCGCCCTGGAGGAATCGGCGCGGGTATGCGGCGCGGGCACCGCGCGCGTACTCGCCGACATATGGGCGCCCATCCTAAAGAAAACCATCGCGGCGGCGCTCTTCCTGAGCGCGCTGCCCATGTTCACCGAGCTCACCATGAGCGTGCTCCTCACGGGCCCGGGCGCCGCGACCCTGGGCACCGTATTGTTCCAGCTCCAGGAATACGCCGATCAGCCGTCGGCGGCCGCGCTCGCCTGGATGATCCTCACCGCGGCGCTGGCGGTCGCGCTCGCCGCGCGGGGCGGGAAGACCGTAGACATACTGGAGGAGCGTTCATGA
- a CDS encoding ABC transporter ATP-binding protein has product MNVLRLTGVYKSFGHNEVLRDISLSVTHGSFLALLGPSGCGKTTLLRIVAGLEEPDTGEVLLDERILFGEGSFLPPEKRGFGMVFQSYAVWPHMTVHENVEYPLRIRKLIKPVRGEKVARALELVHLDGLGGRFPHQLSGGQQQRVALARGIVMEPPVLLLDEPLSNLDAKLRAEMRRELRDLHRALGITILYVTHDQREAFEMATRVAVMNEGRIEQDGSPEEIRTHPAPGFVADFLSDH; this is encoded by the coding sequence ATGAACGTACTGCGTCTTACCGGGGTATACAAAAGCTTTGGACACAACGAGGTGCTGCGCGACATTTCGCTCTCGGTGACCCACGGCAGCTTTCTCGCGCTGCTGGGCCCCAGCGGCTGCGGGAAAACGACGCTCCTGCGCATCGTCGCGGGCCTCGAGGAGCCCGATACGGGAGAGGTGCTCCTGGATGAAAGAATCCTGTTTGGGGAAGGGAGTTTTCTCCCGCCCGAAAAACGGGGATTCGGAATGGTCTTCCAATCCTACGCGGTGTGGCCTCACATGACCGTGCATGAAAACGTGGAATACCCGCTCAGGATCAGGAAACTTATCAAGCCGGTCCGCGGGGAAAAGGTCGCCCGCGCGCTCGAGCTGGTACACCTGGACGGGTTGGGCGGGCGTTTCCCGCACCAGCTTTCGGGCGGGCAGCAGCAGCGCGTCGCCCTCGCGCGGGGCATCGTCATGGAACCGCCCGTGCTCCTGCTCGACGAGCCGCTCTCGAATCTGGACGCGAAGCTGCGCGCCGAGATGCGCCGGGAGCTGCGGGACCTGCACCGCGCGCTCGGGATCACGATTCTGTACGTCACACACGACCAGCGCGAAGCGTTCGAGATGGCGACCAGGGTCGCCGTCATGAACGAGGGGCGCATCGAACAGGACGGCTCACCCGAGGAGATTCGAACCCATCCCGCCCCGGGGTTCGTCGCGGATTTTTTATCGGACCATTGA
- a CDS encoding transcription elongation factor GreA produces the protein MDDSIEEKKLKLREELDRLKYEFKVELPKRIAEARTYGDLKENAEYHAARERQGMVKARIAQLSNQFSQLSNLNLSDISKDKIGYGSTIVVQDVESGDRLEFTLVASNDVKPSEGKISATSPVGMALQNHTVGETVEITIPAGKRKFLIERYITIHGGVFEMDPEG, from the coding sequence ATGGATGACTCCATCGAAGAAAAAAAGCTCAAACTGCGGGAAGAGCTCGACCGGCTCAAGTACGAATTCAAGGTCGAGCTCCCGAAGCGCATCGCCGAGGCCCGGACATACGGCGATCTCAAGGAGAACGCAGAATATCACGCCGCGCGCGAGCGCCAGGGGATGGTCAAGGCGCGTATCGCCCAGCTCTCGAACCAGTTCAGCCAGTTGTCCAATCTGAACCTGTCCGACATCTCAAAGGATAAAATCGGCTATGGTTCGACGATCGTGGTGCAGGACGTCGAAAGCGGCGACCGGCTCGAATTCACGCTTGTCGCGTCGAACGACGTCAAGCCCTCGGAGGGGAAAATCTCGGCAACCTCACCGGTGGGCATGGCCCTTCAAAATCACACCGTGGGCGAAACGGTCGAGATCACGATACCCGCGGGAAAAAGAAAATTCCTCATCGAGCGCTACATCACCATCCACGGCGGCGTATTCGAGATGGACCCCGAGGGCTGA